Proteins from a single region of Strix aluco isolate bStrAlu1 chromosome 18, bStrAlu1.hap1, whole genome shotgun sequence:
- the UNC119B gene encoding protein unc-119 homolog B isoform X1, translating to MSGSKARAAAAGPEKKPPPGTGGPLSRLRGRRGSADAAPRPPWTESELLALETVRPEHVLGLCRVTENYLCKPEDNIYNIDFTRFKIRDLETGTVLFEIAKPSASEQDDEDEDDTSELDASAGRFVRYQFTPAFLRLRTVGATVEFTVGEKPVSNFRMIERHYFRDRLLKNFDFDFGFCIPSSRNTCEHIYEFPQLSEDLIRLMVENPYETRSDSFYFVDNKLIMHNKADYAYNGGQ from the exons ATGAGCGGCTCGAAggcgagggcggcggcggcgggcccggagAAGAAGCCGCCGCCAGGGACCGGGGGGCCGCTCAGCCGCCTGCGGGGACGGCGCGGCTCGGCCGACGCGGCGCCGAGGCCACCGTGGACCGAGTCCGAGTTGCTGGCGTTGGAGACCGTCCGGCCCGAGCACGTCCTGGGGCTGTGCCGGGTGACGGAGA aTTATTTATGCAAACCCGAGGACAACATTTACAACATTGACTTCACCAGGTTTAAGATCCGAGACCTTGAAACTGGAACAGTGTTGTTTGAAATTGCAAAGCCATCTGCTTCAG AGCAAGATGACGAGGATGAAGATGACACCAGTGAACTGGACGCTAGTGCAGGCCGCTTTGTTCGTTACCAGTTCACCCCAGCATTCCTCCGTCTTCGGACTGTTGGTGCAAC AGTGGAATTCACAGTGGGAGAAAAGCCAGTGTCAAACTTTCGAATGATTGAGAGACATTACTTCCGAGATCGCTTGCTGAAGAACTTTGACTTTGATTTTGGCTTCTGCATCCCCAGTAGCAGAAACACATGTGAACACATTTATGAATTCCCTCAGCTCTCAGAAGACCTTA TCCGTCTGATGGTTGAAAATCCATACGAGACCCGCTCAGACAGCTTTTACTTTGTGGACAACAAGTTGATTATGCACAACAAGGCCGACTATGCTTACAATGGAGGACAGTAA
- the UNC119B gene encoding protein unc-119 homolog B isoform X2: MEVILSSSSVAPADWWAAPLLGRNSSFPQCDAPVAPPHSLLPGSGDSSDICHCPSDYLCKPEDNIYNIDFTRFKIRDLETGTVLFEIAKPSASEQDDEDEDDTSELDASAGRFVRYQFTPAFLRLRTVGATVEFTVGEKPVSNFRMIERHYFRDRLLKNFDFDFGFCIPSSRNTCEHIYEFPQLSEDLIRLMVENPYETRSDSFYFVDNKLIMHNKADYAYNGGQ; this comes from the exons ATGGAGGTGATTCTTAGCAGCTCTTCAGTGGCTCCAGCAGACTGGTGGGCAGCCCCTCTTTTGGGAAGAAATTCATCCTTTCCTCAGTGTGATGCTCCCGTGGCACCTCCCCACTCCCTCCTGCCAGGCTCAGGAGACTCGTCCGACATCTGCCACTGTCCCTCCG aTTATTTATGCAAACCCGAGGACAACATTTACAACATTGACTTCACCAGGTTTAAGATCCGAGACCTTGAAACTGGAACAGTGTTGTTTGAAATTGCAAAGCCATCTGCTTCAG AGCAAGATGACGAGGATGAAGATGACACCAGTGAACTGGACGCTAGTGCAGGCCGCTTTGTTCGTTACCAGTTCACCCCAGCATTCCTCCGTCTTCGGACTGTTGGTGCAAC AGTGGAATTCACAGTGGGAGAAAAGCCAGTGTCAAACTTTCGAATGATTGAGAGACATTACTTCCGAGATCGCTTGCTGAAGAACTTTGACTTTGATTTTGGCTTCTGCATCCCCAGTAGCAGAAACACATGTGAACACATTTATGAATTCCCTCAGCTCTCAGAAGACCTTA TCCGTCTGATGGTTGAAAATCCATACGAGACCCGCTCAGACAGCTTTTACTTTGTGGACAACAAGTTGATTATGCACAACAAGGCCGACTATGCTTACAATGGAGGACAGTAA